A single region of the Brachypodium distachyon strain Bd21 chromosome 3, Brachypodium_distachyon_v3.0, whole genome shotgun sequence genome encodes:
- the LOC100846220 gene encoding xyloglucan endotransglycosylase/hydrolase protein 8, which produces MASSSSVLGLSLAVLAMAAAVSEAGFYDRFDVGGSGDHVRVTDDGKTQQVALVMDRGSGGAGFTSRDKYLFGEFSVQMKLVGGNSAGTVTSFYLTSGEGDGHDEIDIEFMGNLSGDPYVMNTNVWASGDGKKEHQFYLWFDPTADFHTYKIVWNPKNIIFQVDDVPVRTFKKYDDLPYPSSKPMTVHSTLWDGSYWATRHGDVKIDWSQAPFVVNYREYYANACASNGACPAGSDAWMSKQLDAKQLGTVAWAERNYMSYDYCDDGWRFPNGFPAECFRK; this is translated from the exons ATggcgagttcatcgtccgtgCTCGGCCTGTCCCTGGCCGTgctggccatggcggcggccgtgtCGGAGGCCGGCTTCTACGACCGGTTCGACGTGGGCGGGTCCGGCGACCACGTCCGGGTCACCGACGACGGCAAGACCCAGCAGGTGGCCCTCGTCATGGaccgcggctccggcggcgccgggttCACGTCCAGGGACAAGTACCTCTTCGGCGAGTTCAGCGTCCAGAtgaagctcgtcggcggcaACTCCGCCGGCACTGTCACCTCCTTCTAC TTGACGTCTGGGGAAGGGGACGGGCACGACGAGATCGACATCGAGTTCATGGGCAACCTGAGCGGCGACCCGTACGTGATGAACACCAACGTGTGGGCCAGCGGCGACGGCAAGAAGGAGCACCAGTTCTACCTCTGGTTCGACCCCACCGCCGACTTCCACACCTACAAGATCGTCTGGAACCCCAAGAACATCAT ATTCCAGGTGGACGACGTGCCGGTGAGGACGTTCAAGAAGTACGACGACCTGCCGTACCCGAGCAGCAAGCCGATGACGGTGCACTCGACTTTGTGGGACGGCAGCTACTGGGCCACGCGCCACGGCGACGTCAAGATCGACTGGAGCCAGGCGCCCTTCGTCGTCAACTACCGGGAATACTACGCCAACGCCTGCGCCAGCAACGGCGCCTGCCCCGCCGGCAGCGACGCCTGGATGAGCAAGCAGCTCGACGCCAAGCAGCTCGGCACCGTCGCCTGGGCCGAGCGCAACTACATGTCCTACGACTACTGCGACGACGGGTGGCGGTTCCCCAACGGATTCCCCGCCGAGTGCTTCCGCAAGTGA